Proteins co-encoded in one Labeo rohita strain BAU-BD-2019 unplaced genomic scaffold, IGBB_LRoh.1.0 scaffold_149, whole genome shotgun sequence genomic window:
- the LOC127158378 gene encoding C-C motif chemokine 4 homolog: protein MRASTLCLVFGLVLLMTWTSEAAPKAVAAAVPERCCFNFIDFQIPGNKIVSAEKTGSDCPQAAIVVTTQKGLEFCVKPDEPWIKTVIEQLEKNKTG, encoded by the exons ATGAGGGCATCTACTTTGTGTCTGGTGTTCGGGCTGGTCCTGCTGATGACCTGGACTTCTGAGGCTGCAC CTAAGGCCGTTGCTGCTGCAGTTCCTGAGAGGTGCTGCTTcaattttattgattttcagATTCCAGGCAATAAAATTGTGAGTGCTGAGAAGACAGGTTCAGACTGCCCTCAAGCAGCCATTGT GGTTACAACACAAAAAGGTTTAGAATTTTGTGTGAAACCAGACGAGCCTTGGATAAAGACTGTGATCGAGCagcttgaaaaaaacaaaacaggctaA